The DNA region GGCGAGAACTTCGGCAACCTGATGGGCGCCATGGAAGACATGAAGTACCTGGCCGGGATGCTAGCTGGCGCACGCGCAAAGGCCGATGGCAACCCGAAACTCGGCTACATGGCCACCTTCCCGATCCCCGAAGAAATCCGCCTTGGCAACGCCATTGCGTTGGGTATGAAGAAGACCTGCCCCGAATGCACGATGGATGTGCGCTGGCTCAACACCTGGCACGACCCGATCGTTGAGAAGGACGCCGCTGCCTCGCTCTTTGACGCCGGTGCCCAGGTGGTCTTCACTGGCGCTGACACCCCGGCTGTGGCCGACGTCGCCCAGGAGAAGGGCAAGTGGGGGGTCACTTACGACTGGTCCGGCTCGTGCAAGGTGGATGCCTGCCTCACTGCGCCGTACTGGGTCTGGGGTCCGATCTATGCTGGCATCGCTGAGAAGGTCATCGCTGGAACCTATGTTCCCGGTTGGGAGTACTTCGATGCCGATACGGGTGCCCTTGGTCTCTATGGCTTCATGGAAGGGGAGACCCCGCAACCCGGTGTGACCGATCTCGACCCTGAAGTGATCGCGATGGTCGAAGACACGCTGGCCAAGATGCTGGCTGGTGAATTCGACCGCTTCGATGTGTTCACCGGGCCGATCAACGACAACAAGGGAAATGTAGTCTTGCCTGAAGGCCAAAGCCTGGAGCAGGTTGATCTCGATGCCTTCCCGGAGTTCGGGTTGCCGTGTAGCATCGACGTCTGCATGAAGTGGTGGGCTGAGGGCATCACCGCGGAACTGCCCGAATAGTCGTTTCACCCTATAATGGAGCCGGAACTCCACAGAGGGGTTCCGGCTCCATTTGTGCATGAGGCGTTTGGGGTTTTCGGGAGAGACCGGAGTTTGCGCATCACGGGAATGATCTGGTGACACAGACAACATCCGCCAAACCCGATGCAGCGCTTGCCGTGGAAATGCGCGGGATTGTCAAACGATTTCCCGGCGTCCTGGCCAACGATGGGGTGGACTTCACCCTGCGCCGGGGAGAGATTCACGCCTTGCTGGGCGAGAATGGCGCCGGCAAGAGCACCCTGGTCAATATCCTGACCGGGATGTACCAGCCGGACTCCGGCTCGCTCTCGATCGAGGGCCGACCGGTGACGTTCCGTTCCCCGGGCGATTCCATCAGCCACGGCATCGGCATGGTCCATCAGCACTTCATGCTGGTCCCCACCCAGACTGTGGCCGAGAACATCTTGCTCGGGCTGGACAAGCCGCGCTTCGTGATGCGCATGGCCAACTACGAGCGCGAGATCGAGGCTCTGGGAGAGAAGTACGGTCTGCGGGTCGACCCTGGCGCCAAGATCTGGCAGATTTCAGTCGGTGAGCAGCAAAGGGTCGAGATCCTGAAGATCCTGTACCGCGGGGCGCGGGTGTTGATCATGGATGAACCGACGGCGGTGCTGGCGCCCCAGGAGATCGACGAGCTGTTCCGCACGCTGCGTTCGATGGTGGCGGAGGGCAAATCGGTTGTATTCATCAGTCATAAGCTGAACGAGGTTTCGCGCATCGCGGACCGCGTCACCGTCCTGCGCAAGGGCCGGGTGACGGCCGCCGGCATCTCGCCGGTGCAGACCGATGCCAGCGAACTCGCCCGGCTTATGGTCGGGCGCGAAGTCATCTTCCACCTCGAGCGCAAGCCGCGCCCGCCCGGGGAGGTCGTGCTCTCGGTGGAAGGCGTGCACGGGCTGAACGATCGCGGCCTGCCAGCCCTGCGCGGGGTTTCGCTGAGCGTGCGCGCCGGGGAGATCGTCGGCCTGGCCGGCGTGGCGGGCAATGGGCAATCTGAGCTGGCGGAGGTCATCACCGGGCTTCGACCGCCGACGCAGGGCAGGGTCCTGGTCAAGGGCGAAGTGATCGTCGATGCGGCCAACCGGGGCGTCTCGCGCGGCCAGGCCATTCAGCGCCTCATACGGGCCGGCGTCTCCCACATCCCCGAGGACCGGACGCATGTCGGGACGGCTCCCAACCTGTCGGTCACGGACAACCTGATCATGAAGGGCTACCGCAGCCCGCCCATCGGGCGCGGCGCCGCGGTCGACGGCGCGGCCGCCCGACACCAGGCCGAGAAGCTGCGCCAGGACTTCGAGATCGCTGCCCCGTCGGTGGACACCCCGGTTCGTTTGTTGTCTGGAGGCAATCTGCAGCGCCTGATCCTGGCCCGGGAGATCTCCAGCCGGCCTAAGCTGATGATCGCCATGCAGCCCACGCGCGGGCTGGATGTCGGCGCCATCGAGGGCGTGCAGCGCTTGCTGCTCGAGCAGCGCGAGGCGGGCGCGGCCGTCCTTCTGGTCTCGGAGGAGCTGGATGAGTTGATGAGCCTGAGCGACCGGATCTACGTCATCTTCGCCGGTGAGCTGATGGGCGAAGTCGTCCAGACCGATATCGCCACGCTGGGCTTGATGATGACCGGGCACCGATTGGGGTCGGTCGCCGGGATGACGGGAGGTCCAGCATGAGCGCCGCCTCTCGTCCCGGGCGCAGGTGGTCGTTTCCGATCGCGATTCGCGTCGAGCCGCGCATGGAGCAGCCGCGCGGCTTCGGCACCGCAGTCTCGTTAGGGGCCGTGCTCGTCGCCCTGCTGCTTGGGGCAGTGGTACTCGAGATCGTCGGCGGGAATTCCCTGCGCGCCTACAGCTACATGCTCAAGGCCTCCTTTGGCAGTCTCGGCGTGATCTCCGACACCTTGGTTAAGGCGACTCCCTTGATCCTGGTGGGCCTGGCCTGCACCGTCGCCTTTCGCATGCGCCTGTGGAACATCGGCGCCGAGGGTCAGTTTTTCATGGGCGCCTTTGGAGCCAGCGCCGTCGTCCTGGCGCCGCTTGTCCCGCCGGAAACCCCGGCCTGGCTGACGATCCTGGCGATGATGGTCGCCGGCTTCGCTGCCGGCGCGCTGTGGGGCTTCATCCCGGGGATTCTCAAGGCGCGGCTGAACGTCAACGAAATCATCACGACACTCATGCTGAACTACATCGCTATCGCCTGGGTCAACTTCTTCATCTTCGCCGTCTGGACCGAAGGTGGGTTCCAGATGACCCGAGTGTTCCCGAAAACCGCTTGGCTGCCACGCCTGGCGGACTTTGCCCGACAGGTGCCGCAACTGCGCGGCATCACCTTGCATCTGGGGCTGCTCTTCGGGGTGGTGGCGGCCGTGATCATCTGGTGGGTGCTTGACCGGAGCAAGTGGGGCTACGAGATCCGGCTGACCGGCGACAACCCGCGGGCCGCCCGCTACGCCGGCATCCGCATCGCCCTCAACACCGTGCTGGTGATGATGCTCTCGGGCGGGCTGGCCGGACTGGCCGGCATGTCGGAGATCTCCGGAGTGGTCCACCGTCTGCAGGGCGCGATCTCGCCCGGGTACGGCTTCACCGGCATCATCATTGCCTGGCTGGCCAAGCTCAACCCGCTGGCGGTGGTTCCGGTCTCCATTCTGTTCGGCGGGCTGATCCTCGCCGGGCGCGAGATCCAGCCTTCCGGGGTGCCGAAGATGATCCAGGGGATCGTGCTGGTGTGTTTGATCGCTAGCGATTTTCTCGTGCGCAACCGGGTACTGGTCGTGCGCAGGACTCCGGAGGCGTAGCCATGGACCCGGTCATCATCCTTCAAGCCGGCGTCGCCTCGGGAACGGTCCTGCTCTTCGCAACCATCGGCGAGATCTTCGCCGAGCGCTCAGGCGTGCTGAACCTGGGCGTCGAGGGCATGATGCTGATTGGCGCCATGACCGCGATTTCCATCGCCCTGGTCAGCGGCAACCCCTGGCTGGGAGTTCTGCTGGCCATGCTGGCCAGCGGCCTGATCAGCCAGATCCATGCCGTCATCGCCATCGACTTCCGGGCGGACCAGGTGCTGAGCGGCCTGGCGCTCAACTTCGCCGCCATCGGCCTGGCCCTGGTGTTCGGTGAGAGCTTGAGTAAGGCCGGCGCCCTTCCGCTCCTGCCGCGCTTCTCCATCCCACTCCTGAGCGGGATCCCGCTGCTGGGTCCGATCTTCTTCAGCAATCAAAGCGTTCTGGTCTACGTCGGCTTCCTGCTCACCCCCGCCGCCGGG from Anaerolineales bacterium includes:
- a CDS encoding BMP family ABC transporter substrate-binding protein — its product is MLAACGGGGETPVAPEQPAEPAATEVPAAPAPAEEVGGFQIPEIEDGKFNVGMVLIGPHNDGGWSQAHYEGLEYVAENVDNVNVAYIENVPEGTESEQVFRSLARKGFDLVFGTSFGFMDPMEIVAGEFPDTMFVHLTGIKSNGENFGNLMGAMEDMKYLAGMLAGARAKADGNPKLGYMATFPIPEEIRLGNAIALGMKKTCPECTMDVRWLNTWHDPIVEKDAAASLFDAGAQVVFTGADTPAVADVAQEKGKWGVTYDWSGSCKVDACLTAPYWVWGPIYAGIAEKVIAGTYVPGWEYFDADTGALGLYGFMEGETPQPGVTDLDPEVIAMVEDTLAKMLAGEFDRFDVFTGPINDNKGNVVLPEGQSLEQVDLDAFPEFGLPCSIDVCMKWWAEGITAELPE
- a CDS encoding ABC transporter ATP-binding protein; this translates as MTQTTSAKPDAALAVEMRGIVKRFPGVLANDGVDFTLRRGEIHALLGENGAGKSTLVNILTGMYQPDSGSLSIEGRPVTFRSPGDSISHGIGMVHQHFMLVPTQTVAENILLGLDKPRFVMRMANYEREIEALGEKYGLRVDPGAKIWQISVGEQQRVEILKILYRGARVLIMDEPTAVLAPQEIDELFRTLRSMVAEGKSVVFISHKLNEVSRIADRVTVLRKGRVTAAGISPVQTDASELARLMVGREVIFHLERKPRPPGEVVLSVEGVHGLNDRGLPALRGVSLSVRAGEIVGLAGVAGNGQSELAEVITGLRPPTQGRVLVKGEVIVDAANRGVSRGQAIQRLIRAGVSHIPEDRTHVGTAPNLSVTDNLIMKGYRSPPIGRGAAVDGAAARHQAEKLRQDFEIAAPSVDTPVRLLSGGNLQRLILAREISSRPKLMIAMQPTRGLDVGAIEGVQRLLLEQREAGAAVLLVSEELDELMSLSDRIYVIFAGELMGEVVQTDIATLGLMMTGHRLGSVAGMTGGPA
- a CDS encoding ABC transporter permease translates to MSAASRPGRRWSFPIAIRVEPRMEQPRGFGTAVSLGAVLVALLLGAVVLEIVGGNSLRAYSYMLKASFGSLGVISDTLVKATPLILVGLACTVAFRMRLWNIGAEGQFFMGAFGASAVVLAPLVPPETPAWLTILAMMVAGFAAGALWGFIPGILKARLNVNEIITTLMLNYIAIAWVNFFIFAVWTEGGFQMTRVFPKTAWLPRLADFARQVPQLRGITLHLGLLFGVVAAVIIWWVLDRSKWGYEIRLTGDNPRAARYAGIRIALNTVLVMMLSGGLAGLAGMSEISGVVHRLQGAISPGYGFTGIIIAWLAKLNPLAVVPVSILFGGLILAGREIQPSGVPKMIQGIVLVCLIASDFLVRNRVLVVRRTPEA